A region of Streptomyces sp. NBC_00654 DNA encodes the following proteins:
- a CDS encoding phage tail protein → MATAQDGDPAVSVCFVVTIDDIELGSFNTCDGLGCEVVLETREEGGNNGHLWQLPTRLKYSNVKLSRPLTRETEKVARWFATMTTGFSRKTAHIEARTGDGRKVAEWGLLEVVPVRWTGPSFTPESPKVAMETIEIAHHGYVMEG, encoded by the coding sequence ATGGCCACCGCCCAGGACGGCGACCCCGCCGTCAGTGTCTGCTTCGTCGTGACCATCGACGACATCGAGCTGGGGTCGTTCAACACATGTGACGGCCTGGGGTGCGAAGTGGTGCTCGAAACCCGCGAGGAGGGCGGCAACAACGGCCATCTCTGGCAGCTGCCGACCCGGCTGAAGTACTCGAACGTGAAGCTGTCCCGGCCGCTCACCCGGGAGACGGAGAAGGTGGCGCGCTGGTTCGCCACGATGACGACCGGGTTCAGCCGCAAGACGGCGCACATCGAGGCGCGGACCGGGGACGGGCGGAAGGTGGCCGAGTGGGGGCTGCTGGAGGTCGTTCCCGTGCGCTGGACCGGTCCTTCCTTCACGCCCGAGTCGCCCAAGGTCGCGATGGAGACCATCGAGATCGCCCATCACGGCTATGTGATGGAGGGCTGA